Genomic window (Dehalobacter sp. 12DCB1):
TCATGCAGATATGCATGTTAATTACCACTAAAATCATTCAGCTGCTTGTTGCATTATTCTAGTTTCCGCCTTATAATCAAAATGTCTTTGAACGTTTGTCTGGGCAGGCATCTGTGATCTGCTGAGGGAGGGGAGATTTTTGCATGGATTTGCGCCGGGTATTTGACTGTATGATTTCCGTTTCGGAGTTAGGCCGTGGACAAGCTTCAAAAGTTATTCAGGCCGTTGAAGATGAAGGCAATCCCTATATCATCGTCAAAAATAATAAACCCCAGGCTGTCATTATCTCCATCCATGAGTATTCGGAACTAATGCGCATCCGAGATATGGTCGCCTCTGGTCAGAATATCAGTCCTCCGCTCTATTCGCCCCATTTTGAGGATAATTATGCCTCCCTGAAAACAAATGTTCTTTCTAATGATGAAATTAATATTTTCCTTGAAAGTGAAGGCCTCGAAGGTCTGAATCTTGAAAGCGAATCAAATGACTAAATGACGAACCAATACATTGATTCCTAAATTGAACAGTTATATAAATGATAACAGTTCGGCAATCATCCAGATATTTTCATAAAAATAGCTTGGATTTTGCTTGAACTGTTTTCTTTATTCATACTATAATGAATCTTATATCACCGAAAATACCAATAGCCTTTACGGTATTTTATAAATGCAGATCTAAGATTTGAGAGGATGGGGACAATGAAAAAGCTTCTGACAGGCAACGAAGCAATTGCAAGAGGTGCCTGGGAAGCCGGAGTTGTAGTATGCACGGCTTATCCAGGAACCCCCAGTACGGAAATTACAGAAAATGCAGCAAAATATGATGAGATGTATGCGGAATGGTCCCCGAACGAAAAAGTAGCGCTCGAAGTTGGTTTGGGTGCTTCGATCGCCGGCGGAAGAGCGCTTGTCTCTATGAAACATGTTGGGGTAAACGTAGCAGCAGATCCCTTGTTTACACTTTCCTATACCGGTGTTAACGCTGGACTTGTACTTGTATCTGCTGACGATCCGGGCATGCATAGTTCTCAAAATGAACAGGATAACCGTCATTTTGGAAGAGCAGCAAAAATTCCTGTACTAGAGCCGGCCGATAGCCAGGAAGCCAAAGATTTTACCAAATTGGCTTTTGATA
Coding sequences:
- a CDS encoding type II toxin-antitoxin system Phd/YefM family antitoxin, with the translated sequence MDLRRVFDCMISVSELGRGQASKVIQAVEDEGNPYIIVKNNKPQAVIISIHEYSELMRIRDMVASGQNISPPLYSPHFEDNYASLKTNVLSNDEINIFLESEGLEGLNLESESND